A part of Paenibacillus sp. sptzw28 genomic DNA contains:
- a CDS encoding VOC family protein: protein MKVSSFYPVILTDQVAATATFYTEHFGFEKVFEADWYTSLKKSGTDIPFELAVLDAAHPTIPNAYRTKTRGLILNFEVDDVDAEYERLIGNAELPVVLDIRSEDFGQRHFITSDPNGILIDVITVIPPSNDFSSQYVEEVWK, encoded by the coding sequence ATGAAAGTGTCCAGTTTTTATCCCGTTATTTTAACAGACCAAGTTGCCGCCACTGCCACATTTTACACGGAGCACTTTGGATTTGAAAAGGTGTTTGAGGCCGACTGGTATACCAGCTTGAAAAAGTCCGGCACTGATATCCCGTTCGAGTTGGCTGTTCTCGATGCCGCTCACCCGACTATTCCGAACGCATACAGGACGAAGACAAGAGGGCTGATCCTCAATTTCGAAGTGGACGATGTCGATGCTGAATACGAAAGGCTCATTGGAAATGCCGAGCTTCCCGTGGTACTGGATATCCGGAGCGAAGATTTCGGACAACGTCATTTCATCACTTCCGATCCCAACGGGATATTGATCGATGTCATTACCGTCATTCCTCCGTCGAATGATTTCAGCAGCCAATATGTCGAAGAGGTATGGAAATAA
- a CDS encoding AAA family ATPase: MEQKLPLFIITGASGVGKTTVMQELRVQMPDFDIFSTDIDNFGTTAAKLEYQDRFNILLHFANFVSKSGRGTIICGTFMPWDAQKCDVYNCFSEVYFINLHCNDTTRNNRLLNREDKAMWTDEMLKEHEKFAQWLLDNAETAYNPPMPTIDTTSIQPFEIVKQIKKYVLQKWSVRITG, encoded by the coding sequence ATGGAGCAAAAATTACCGCTATTTATTATCACGGGAGCAAGCGGTGTAGGTAAAACAACTGTGATGCAGGAACTGCGAGTTCAAATGCCGGATTTTGATATATTTAGTACGGATATTGATAATTTTGGAACCACGGCTGCTAAATTGGAGTATCAGGACAGATTTAATATATTGCTCCATTTCGCCAACTTTGTATCTAAATCCGGAAGAGGGACGATTATTTGCGGTACGTTTATGCCTTGGGACGCGCAGAAATGTGATGTTTACAATTGTTTCAGCGAAGTTTACTTCATCAACTTACATTGCAACGACACAACCCGTAATAATCGTCTTCTTAATCGAGAGGATAAGGCAATGTGGACGGATGAAATGCTAAAGGAACATGAAAAATTTGCTCAGTGGCTTCTCGACAACGCGGAAACCGCATATAATCCGCCAATGCCAACAATCGATACCACCTCTATTCAACCATTCGAAATTGTAAAGCAGATTAAAAAATACGTCTTACAAAAATGGAGTGTTAGGATAACCGGATGA
- a CDS encoding shikimate 5-dehydrogenase codes for MPRVINKDTQLCMSLAGRPGNFGTRFHNYLYNELNLNFVYKAFTTNDLQSAIGGIRSLGIRGCAISMPFKEACIPLLDEMDESAAAIQSVNTIVNDNGRLRAYNTDYIAVSNLLDLHQVPRDAVFALRGSGGMAKAVLCALRDAGFRTGFVIARNEAAGRALAQTYDYEWKEDMGSMHPDLLVNVTPIGMAGGPESDELAFDPEVIAKAGTIFDVVALPPETPLIRQARALEKKVITGAEVSAIQALEQFVLYTGVRPDEEQVKRAAEFARS; via the coding sequence ATGCCTAGAGTAATTAATAAAGACACACAGCTTTGCATGTCGCTGGCGGGCAGGCCGGGAAATTTCGGCACCCGCTTTCATAATTACCTGTACAATGAGTTAAATCTTAACTTTGTCTACAAAGCGTTTACCACGAATGATTTGCAGTCGGCGATCGGCGGTATAAGGTCTCTTGGGATTCGCGGATGTGCGATTTCCATGCCTTTCAAGGAAGCTTGCATCCCACTACTTGACGAGATGGATGAATCTGCGGCCGCCATCCAGTCCGTGAATACGATTGTTAACGATAACGGCCGGCTTCGCGCCTATAACACAGATTATATTGCGGTCTCGAATTTGCTCGATCTGCATCAAGTGCCACGCGATGCCGTATTTGCCCTGCGAGGCAGCGGCGGTATGGCGAAAGCGGTTTTGTGCGCGCTTCGCGACGCCGGGTTTCGCACAGGTTTCGTCATTGCCAGAAACGAAGCCGCCGGACGTGCGCTGGCGCAGACCTATGATTATGAGTGGAAAGAAGATATGGGATCCATGCATCCCGATCTGCTCGTGAATGTTACGCCTATCGGTATGGCAGGAGGCCCCGAGTCAGACGAGCTTGCCTTCGATCCCGAAGTTATCGCGAAAGCCGGGACCATATTCGATGTGGTCGCACTTCCTCCCGAAACACCGCTCATCCGTCAGGCAAGGGCACTGGAGAAGAAGGTCATAACGGGGGCGGAAGTCAGCGCTATTCAGGCGCTGGAGCAGTTCGTCCTTTATACCGGCGTTCGCCCGGATGAGGAGCAGGTCAAGCGGGCAGCCGAGTTCGCCCGGTCATAA
- a CDS encoding glycoside hydrolase family 18 protein yields MKTKATLWKRTVRRRHLFILSLLLISISVSVFAASKDFKAPAAPTPEAANYNDSGLPPVNTYSSIAKASVTSDILSVAGNPVRVKTKAVSSAQRKKIIGYYAGWSAYSGKQAAQIDGSKLTHINYAFANIGPDLKIALGDPHADTEQIFPNDSPSDPFHGNFNQLLKLKKRYPHLKTFISVGGWSWSGKFSDAALTDASRSAFADSCVAFIVKYGFDGVDIDWEYPVAGGAEGNVKRPQDKQNFTYLMQKLRSKLNAQGAKDGKKYLLSFAGAAGPDYVNHIELSKLQRVVDHINIMTYDLRGTWDSKTGLNAPLYSDPNSGSAAVSVHNALRLYRSKGVPAGKLVVGVPFYGYKFDKVSNVNNGLYQSFSGGKAVSYSQIVSKYIGQGYTRFVQGSAKVPYLYNGSSFISYDDPESIGYKAAYIKQQGLAGAMIWDLSQDTDNHDLLNSLYRGLK; encoded by the coding sequence GTGAAAACAAAGGCTACATTATGGAAAAGAACGGTTCGACGAAGGCATTTGTTCATACTCTCGCTTCTATTGATTTCAATCTCGGTTAGCGTTTTTGCCGCTTCGAAAGATTTTAAAGCTCCGGCCGCTCCAACACCGGAGGCTGCGAATTATAACGATTCAGGATTACCCCCGGTCAATACATACTCTTCAATCGCTAAAGCCAGCGTTACCTCAGACATATTATCTGTAGCCGGCAATCCGGTAAGGGTAAAGACTAAGGCTGTATCGTCCGCCCAGCGCAAAAAAATCATCGGTTATTACGCGGGATGGTCAGCATACAGCGGCAAACAAGCGGCTCAGATCGACGGAAGTAAGCTGACGCATATCAATTATGCTTTTGCGAATATTGGCCCTGATCTGAAAATCGCCCTCGGCGACCCGCATGCTGATACTGAACAAATATTCCCGAATGATTCGCCAAGCGACCCGTTCCATGGCAATTTCAATCAACTATTGAAATTAAAGAAGCGTTATCCGCATCTGAAAACATTCATTTCGGTAGGGGGCTGGTCGTGGTCCGGTAAATTTTCCGATGCTGCGCTCACGGATGCATCTCGTTCGGCATTCGCCGACAGCTGCGTGGCATTCATTGTCAAATACGGGTTTGACGGCGTCGATATCGACTGGGAATACCCGGTTGCAGGCGGGGCCGAAGGTAATGTGAAGAGGCCGCAGGACAAGCAGAATTTTACCTATCTGATGCAGAAGCTTCGCAGCAAATTGAATGCGCAGGGAGCGAAGGACGGGAAGAAATATCTGCTTAGCTTTGCCGGTGCTGCGGGTCCAGACTATGTCAATCATATAGAGCTGTCAAAGCTGCAGCGGGTTGTCGACCACATCAATATCATGACCTATGATTTGCGCGGGACGTGGGATTCGAAGACCGGCCTGAACGCACCTCTGTACAGCGATCCGAATAGCGGATCAGCTGCAGTAAGCGTCCATAATGCGCTTCGGTTGTACCGGAGCAAAGGCGTGCCTGCAGGAAAGCTTGTCGTGGGTGTTCCATTCTACGGTTACAAATTCGACAAAGTTTCGAATGTTAATAATGGGTTATATCAGAGCTTCAGCGGAGGAAAGGCCGTCAGCTATTCACAGATTGTTTCCAAGTATATCGGACAGGGCTACACGCGGTTTGTCCAGGGAAGCGCCAAGGTTCCTTACCTGTATAACGGAAGCAGCTTCATAAGCTACGATGATCCGGAATCGATCGGTTACAAGGCGGCATATATTAAACAACAAGGCCTTGCGGGAGCTATGATTTGGGATTTAAGTCAAGATACGGACAATCATGATCTTCTTAATTCGTTATACCGGGGATTAAAATAG
- a CDS encoding GNAT family N-acetyltransferase has product MNITLEPITRANWLDALNLKVKDGQNEFVPAVAVSLAKVHVKPDGDLVQYLPFAIYDGDTMIGFIMHAFEEHTSHSYWINGFLIDSRYQGQGYGKAAILLMIDYIKGRFSQCREIRLTVHKNNTGAYKLYANIGFTETGDIWGDEIVLRQQIESSE; this is encoded by the coding sequence TTGAACATAACTTTAGAACCAATAACAAGGGCTAACTGGCTGGATGCTCTCAATTTGAAAGTAAAAGATGGCCAAAACGAATTCGTTCCAGCGGTTGCTGTGTCTCTTGCCAAGGTTCATGTGAAGCCTGATGGCGACCTGGTACAGTATCTTCCTTTTGCCATTTATGACGGCGATACCATGATCGGATTTATCATGCATGCATTCGAGGAGCATACAAGCCATTCGTACTGGATCAACGGTTTTCTTATTGATTCCCGCTATCAGGGACAAGGATATGGCAAAGCCGCTATACTCCTGATGATCGACTATATTAAAGGCCGGTTTTCACAATGCCGGGAAATAAGGCTCACGGTTCACAAGAACAATACTGGCGCATATAAACTTTATGCGAATATCGGGTTTACGGAAACAGGTGACATCTGGGGAGATGAAATAGTCCTCCGTCAACAGATAGAGTCGTCAGAATAA
- a CDS encoding NifU N-terminal domain-containing protein, which produces MPIEINVQPTPNPNAIKISTNETIFPGPASTSLKSGDKTDHPLASALLSIEGIDNIFGIRDFVTISKKADAEWDAILPRVEEAFKTVYE; this is translated from the coding sequence ATGCCAATAGAAATCAATGTTCAGCCTACACCGAACCCGAATGCGATCAAGATCAGCACGAATGAGACCATCTTCCCGGGTCCCGCGAGTACATCCCTGAAAAGCGGCGATAAAACCGATCACCCCCTGGCCAGTGCCCTGCTCAGTATAGAGGGTATTGATAACATATTTGGGATTAGGGATTTCGTTACAATCAGCAAGAAGGCGGATGCGGAATGGGATGCGATTCTGCCAAGAGTGGAAGAAGCATTCAAGACTGTATACGAGTAA
- a CDS encoding HEAT repeat domain-containing protein: MENQEVKSELPPNYEELKISANRTSNWRERLEAVEELGEWKSHKTIDVLTHRMLNDTVYKVQEAAFNKLKEFGEDVQLPPRKKGELIKGASKILVRIKKSLPVGHSFEEFKEKLKKMRLDVYDTYEGDKGAEFDKWLESTWASLSKR, from the coding sequence GTGGAAAATCAAGAAGTGAAAAGTGAATTGCCTCCAAATTACGAGGAATTAAAAATATCCGCCAATCGAACGTCTAATTGGAGAGAACGATTAGAAGCAGTTGAAGAGCTGGGCGAGTGGAAAAGCCATAAAACAATTGATGTGCTGACACATCGCATGCTTAACGACACAGTGTATAAAGTCCAAGAGGCTGCCTTCAATAAGCTTAAAGAATTTGGCGAAGATGTACAATTACCGCCAAGGAAGAAAGGCGAACTAATTAAAGGGGCTTCTAAAATTCTGGTAAGAATCAAGAAGAGCTTGCCGGTAGGGCATTCCTTTGAGGAGTTCAAAGAGAAGTTGAAAAAGATGCGGCTCGATGTGTATGATACGTACGAAGGTGACAAGGGCGCTGAGTTTGACAAGTGGCTGGAAAGCACCTGGGCATCATTATCCAAAAGGTAA
- a CDS encoding DUF3934 family protein — MSKAKGKGGTGRGTDKKGWNRWQASANRAKNAPKPYRSKGVKKADGVKDTGTNKGDKSEA, encoded by the coding sequence TTGAGTAAAGCTAAGGGCAAGGGCGGTACAGGCAGAGGGACCGATAAGAAGGGTTGGAACCGGTGGCAGGCCAGCGCGAACAGAGCGAAGAACGCACCGAAGCCTTATCGAAGCAAGGGCGTTAAGAAAGCGGACGGCGTGAAGGACACGGGCACCAATAAAGGCGACAAGAGCGAAGCATAG
- a CDS encoding NAD(P)-dependent oxidoreductase — protein sequence MKVVVTGAAGKIGRWAVRTILDAGHEVIASDRKLREESASKNFVQAELRDYGQVCQLLMGSDAVVHLGNIPTDVRNTPQAIFENNMLVNFNILEACKDFKIPKLVWASSETVLGYPFVPELLSYLPVDEEHPTVVKSSYAMAKRLTEHLAEMYYKLVKTQVVSLRFANIYEHDEYQKIPNMHWTDEQKDFQKMNAWAYCDVRDAARACLLAIEKSDLGNEIFHITAPDTIMPDLSEDLVNRFFPNVPKKKEIRGHETLMAIDKARRILGYEPRYTWRSVLNNDGTPKALPEDQLALTNI from the coding sequence GTGAAGGTAGTGGTAACAGGGGCGGCAGGTAAAATCGGCCGATGGGCCGTACGAACAATTTTAGATGCCGGTCATGAGGTTATCGCTTCGGATCGAAAATTGAGGGAGGAATCCGCCTCGAAAAATTTTGTCCAGGCTGAATTACGCGATTATGGTCAAGTCTGTCAGCTGCTCATGGGAAGCGATGCAGTTGTCCACCTTGGGAATATTCCGACCGATGTAAGGAACACACCTCAGGCTATATTTGAGAATAATATGCTCGTTAACTTTAATATCCTTGAAGCTTGCAAAGATTTTAAAATTCCCAAGCTTGTATGGGCATCAAGCGAAACGGTTCTGGGGTATCCTTTTGTTCCGGAACTGCTTAGTTACCTTCCTGTAGATGAAGAGCATCCAACAGTAGTCAAGTCATCCTATGCGATGGCCAAACGGCTCACTGAACACCTGGCGGAAATGTATTACAAGCTGGTTAAGACCCAGGTCGTTTCTCTTCGCTTTGCAAATATATATGAGCATGATGAATATCAGAAAATCCCTAATATGCATTGGACTGATGAACAAAAGGATTTTCAAAAGATGAATGCATGGGCTTACTGCGATGTCAGAGATGCCGCAAGGGCCTGTCTGCTTGCAATAGAGAAGAGTGATCTGGGAAATGAAATATTCCATATAACTGCCCCAGATACTATCATGCCCGATCTGAGTGAGGATTTAGTAAATAGATTCTTCCCAAATGTACCTAAAAAGAAGGAAATCCGAGGACACGAGACTCTAATGGCAATCGATAAGGCCCGGAGGATCCTTGGTTATGAACCACGTTATACTTGGCGTTCTGTTCTGAATAACGACGGCACACCCAAAGCACTGCCCGAGGACCAGCTTGCTTTAACAAATATATAA
- a CDS encoding sugar ABC transporter permease: MNVEAALGEKERKRVISWFRFDAKAYTMIGALLSIWLLFSLMHERFLTPTNLSNLFLQMSVTSILAIGMVLVIVAGQIDLSVGSLVGLTGGIAAMLNVWYDWNTVPVIAATVGIGAAIGFVQGWIVAYRAVPAFIVTLGGMLIFRGMLFGTTGSVTIAPLSNSFKSIGQAYAADIIGWIFGIAALIIAALLVLRKRSARLRYGFDAEPLAVSVLRMALIAVIILGFVYVMNSYKGIPVPFVMVIILGLVFTFVARNTTFGRQVYAIGGNPEAARLSGINIKRRILLVFVLCNTLAAIAGLVLTARLNAATMSAGNMYELDAIAACVIGGTSLMGGTGTIAGAIIGALVMASLDNGMSLMNMESFWQYIVKGAILVLAVYVDISSRKKKKA, encoded by the coding sequence TTGAATGTGGAAGCGGCCTTGGGAGAGAAGGAAAGGAAACGGGTAATCAGTTGGTTCAGATTCGATGCGAAAGCCTACACAATGATCGGTGCTTTGTTATCGATCTGGCTGTTGTTCTCGCTGATGCATGAACGTTTTCTGACGCCGACGAATTTATCGAATCTGTTTCTGCAAATGTCGGTTACCTCAATTCTGGCAATCGGAATGGTGCTGGTCATCGTAGCCGGTCAGATCGACTTGTCCGTCGGCTCTCTGGTCGGGTTGACGGGCGGAATCGCCGCGATGCTGAACGTATGGTACGATTGGAACACCGTTCCCGTCATCGCGGCGACAGTCGGCATAGGCGCGGCAATCGGCTTCGTTCAGGGGTGGATCGTGGCGTATCGAGCGGTTCCGGCCTTTATTGTGACACTGGGCGGGATGCTGATCTTCCGGGGCATGCTGTTCGGAACGACCGGCAGCGTTACGATCGCGCCGCTGTCGAATTCCTTCAAGTCGATAGGGCAAGCGTATGCGGCTGATATTATCGGGTGGATATTCGGCATCGCCGCTTTGATCATCGCCGCGCTTCTGGTGCTGCGGAAGCGGTCCGCCAGACTTCGGTACGGCTTTGACGCGGAGCCCCTTGCGGTCAGTGTGCTGCGCATGGCGCTGATCGCCGTCATTATTCTCGGCTTCGTTTATGTGATGAACAGCTACAAGGGGATCCCGGTCCCGTTCGTCATGGTCATTATACTGGGGCTCGTATTTACATTCGTCGCCCGCAATACAACCTTCGGACGGCAGGTGTACGCCATCGGCGGCAACCCGGAAGCGGCCCGTCTGTCGGGCATCAATATCAAGCGGCGGATATTGCTCGTCTTCGTTCTTTGCAATACGCTCGCGGCCATTGCCGGACTAGTCCTGACGGCTCGTCTGAATGCCGCCACAATGAGCGCCGGGAACATGTACGAGCTCGATGCGATCGCCGCTTGCGTTATCGGCGGAACAAGCTTGATGGGCGGGACCGGCACAATCGCCGGAGCCATCATCGGTGCGCTCGTCATGGCCAGCCTGGATAACGGCATGAGCCTGATGAATATGGAATCGTTCTGGCAATATATCGTCAAAGGAGCCATCCTGGTGCTGGCCGTGTATGTCGATATTTCCAGCAGAAAGAAGAAAAAAGCTTAA
- a CDS encoding xylose ABC transporter ATP-binding protein, whose product MVTAALEMRNITKEFPGVKALDKVNFTVRKGEVHALCGENGAGKSTLMKVLSGLYPAGTYEGQILINGEEKHFHKIKDAEEAGIAIIYQELALAKDLSVGENLFLGKEPARFGIINWERVFRESEKWLREVGLDVSPEQTTGGLGIGKQQQVEIAKALSKNANILILDEPTAALTEQEVDILLNILREFKKRGVACVYISHKLNEVFAIADSITVLRDGQTIGTYPAAEINEDKVISLMVGRELKELFPRIEAKPGDVVLKVENYSVMSPDHPGKKVVDNISFEVRKGEIFGIAGLMGAGRTELVMSLFGSYPGTDDGVVEIDGKPVKIKTTQQAIKEGLALVSEDRKKYGLVLGMDIKSNVTMASLGKISSVGVLNHNQEIASGNEYIRSLRIKANSVETVVGTLSGGNQQKVVLGKWLMTEPKILILDEPTRGIDVGAKYEIYNIMNDLIRRGVAIIMVSSELPELLGMSHRIMVISEGKKAGEFTAEEATQELIMTTATGGRVR is encoded by the coding sequence ATGGTGACGGCCGCTTTAGAAATGAGGAACATCACCAAAGAGTTTCCCGGCGTTAAAGCGCTTGATAAAGTCAACTTCACCGTTAGGAAAGGCGAGGTCCATGCGCTGTGCGGCGAGAACGGGGCCGGCAAATCGACGCTCATGAAGGTGCTGAGCGGATTGTATCCTGCCGGTACGTACGAGGGTCAAATCCTGATTAACGGGGAAGAGAAGCATTTTCATAAGATCAAGGATGCGGAAGAAGCAGGCATTGCGATCATTTATCAGGAGCTGGCGCTGGCCAAGGATCTCTCGGTCGGGGAAAACCTGTTTCTCGGCAAAGAGCCCGCGCGATTCGGCATCATCAACTGGGAGCGGGTGTTCAGGGAGAGCGAGAAATGGCTGCGGGAAGTCGGCCTTGACGTCAGCCCGGAGCAAACGACGGGAGGTTTGGGAATCGGCAAGCAGCAGCAGGTGGAGATCGCCAAGGCGCTTTCCAAGAATGCGAACATTCTGATTCTGGACGAACCGACGGCCGCGCTGACCGAGCAGGAGGTCGACATTCTTCTGAACATTTTGCGGGAGTTCAAGAAGCGCGGGGTCGCCTGCGTCTATATTTCGCACAAGCTGAATGAAGTGTTCGCCATCGCGGACTCCATCACCGTGCTGCGGGACGGTCAGACGATCGGGACATATCCGGCTGCGGAAATCAATGAAGACAAAGTTATATCCCTTATGGTTGGCCGGGAGCTCAAGGAGCTGTTTCCCCGCATTGAAGCAAAGCCGGGAGACGTCGTGCTGAAAGTAGAAAACTATTCGGTCATGAGCCCTGATCATCCGGGGAAGAAGGTCGTGGATAACATTTCGTTCGAAGTGCGCAAGGGTGAAATATTCGGCATAGCGGGCCTGATGGGAGCCGGTCGAACGGAGCTTGTTATGAGCTTGTTCGGCTCCTACCCGGGAACGGACGACGGAGTCGTCGAAATTGACGGGAAGCCGGTCAAGATAAAGACGACGCAGCAGGCGATCAAAGAAGGCTTGGCGCTCGTCTCGGAGGACCGCAAGAAGTACGGATTAGTGCTTGGCATGGATATCAAAAGCAATGTGACGATGGCCAGTCTGGGGAAGATTTCGTCTGTCGGCGTCCTTAACCATAACCAGGAAATTGCAAGCGGCAATGAATATATCCGCTCATTGAGAATCAAGGCAAATTCGGTGGAGACGGTCGTCGGAACGCTAAGCGGCGGCAATCAGCAGAAGGTAGTGCTGGGGAAGTGGCTTATGACAGAACCGAAAATCCTCATCCTGGATGAGCCGACAAGGGGGATCGACGTCGGGGCCAAGTACGAGATTTACAACATCATGAACGACCTGATCCGCCGTGGCGTGGCGATTATTATGGTCTCCTCCGAGCTTCCGGAGCTGCTCGGGATGAGTCACCGGATTATGGTCATTTCGGAAGGAAAGAAGGCAGGGGAGTTTACTGCGGAGGAAGCCACGCAGGAACTCATAATGACGACGGCAACGGGGGGGCGGGTACGTTGA
- the xylF gene encoding D-xylose ABC transporter substrate-binding protein, whose translation MIKGKISGVAALFLSLILVLAACGSGGSGSNGSAATEGGGKNASAASAESKGSGKIKIGFSMDTLQEERWQKDRDLFKAAAEALGADVDVQSANGDDAKQIAQAESLISQGVDVLVVVPHNAEATAAIVEKAHEAGIKVLAYDRLIKNSDVDLYVSFDNERVGEMQAEAIVKLAPKGKYVYIGGSETDNNAHMFKKGAFNVLQPLIDKGDIKLVYDQFTKDWNPANALSNMENALTANNNQIDAVVAANDGTAGGVIQALNAQGLAGKIPVSGQDAELAAVQRIVEGTQTMTVYKPIKALAEKAAELAVKLAKGEDVGADKTVNNGKIDVPSILLDPISVDKSNVDATVIADGFHSKEEVYKNAK comes from the coding sequence ATGATAAAAGGTAAGATTAGCGGGGTTGCGGCATTGTTCCTGTCGCTCATTCTCGTGCTAGCGGCTTGCGGAAGCGGCGGGAGCGGGAGCAATGGAAGCGCCGCGACGGAGGGCGGAGGGAAGAACGCATCGGCGGCAAGCGCCGAATCGAAGGGCAGCGGCAAAATCAAAATCGGCTTCTCGATGGATACGCTTCAGGAAGAACGCTGGCAGAAGGACAGAGACTTGTTCAAGGCGGCGGCGGAGGCGCTGGGCGCCGACGTGGACGTTCAATCTGCCAACGGTGACGATGCCAAACAAATCGCCCAAGCGGAATCGCTCATTTCACAAGGCGTAGACGTACTCGTGGTCGTTCCTCACAACGCCGAAGCGACGGCGGCAATCGTGGAGAAAGCGCATGAAGCCGGAATCAAAGTTCTCGCGTACGACCGGTTGATCAAGAACTCCGACGTCGATCTATATGTCTCCTTCGATAACGAGCGTGTCGGCGAGATGCAGGCGGAAGCAATTGTCAAATTAGCCCCGAAAGGCAAATACGTCTATATCGGCGGCTCCGAAACGGACAATAATGCCCATATGTTCAAGAAGGGCGCATTCAACGTGCTTCAGCCGTTGATCGACAAAGGCGACATCAAGCTCGTATATGACCAATTCACGAAAGACTGGAACCCTGCCAACGCGCTCTCCAATATGGAGAATGCATTGACAGCCAACAACAACCAGATCGATGCGGTCGTCGCAGCCAACGACGGCACGGCAGGCGGGGTCATACAAGCACTGAACGCCCAGGGTCTTGCCGGTAAAATCCCGGTCTCCGGTCAGGATGCCGAATTGGCGGCAGTCCAACGGATCGTCGAAGGCACGCAAACGATGACGGTTTACAAACCGATTAAAGCGCTGGCCGAGAAAGCGGCGGAACTGGCGGTCAAGCTGGCGAAAGGCGAAGACGTCGGCGCCGACAAAACCGTGAACAACGGCAAAATCGACGTTCCTTCAATCCTGCTCGATCCGATTTCCGTCGACAAGTCGAATGTCGATGCCACGGTTATTGCGGACGGTTTCCACTCCAAGGAAGAAGTGTACAAAAACGCGAAATAA